Within Bos indicus x Bos taurus breed Angus x Brahman F1 hybrid chromosome 2, Bos_hybrid_MaternalHap_v2.0, whole genome shotgun sequence, the genomic segment GGTCTTAGAACCTGctgttttttgtgttgttttaaaaacataacatAAGCTAATCAAAAGcttgaaataaaatgcacatgATATCAGAGCTAGCCTTTTAACATAACACAATCAAGAATTTGGTGTATTTATACAACAGAGACAACGAGAAAGGAACTCCAACGCCCTCAACTAAATAAATCATATTTCTACCATACATTCTGTTGCCTTTCTCTTTTTACGTAAGCACACATTCATCTCTCTCATACACGTGCCCCCAATGTATATTTTTGCATGTGTGTAAAAACACAGACAAATACATGCACACAAGtactttaattctatttttaagtcaCAGTGGGAATTCCTTAGTGAGGAGGGATAAAAAGTTCCTGAATAAGACACTGAGAACATctagatttattatttttcctatttgacTTCCCAACTTACAGAATAAACtgtaattaaaagaataaatccaTAGGAAATAAAAGAGGTCTTAAAAACTTAATTTACAAATTCCAGCTACAGTAGTTGGGAGTTTTTACTTGATCTATGTATTTCTATTTACCCTGTAACTAAGCTTCTAGCCATCTTAAGTGTAAACCACAGATCATTTACTAAGGAAACGTGATTTCTCAACGGTTCTATGAGCAGTAATAAATGGTCTAAAGGTGTTCTACATTTTGAGGCCCCAGGATAtccttctattttatatatctgcAAGGTAGCAAAGGATAGCTATACACCTTGACACGGCAGAGATCCAGTGTAAAAAGGTGCTTCACTAGTttgttttgtcaaaaaaaaaaaaaaaaaaagctcatatataattttttagctATTAAACACATAGGCAACATAATTCATTACACTCAATACAGCTTTAGTATAAAACTTATAATTTATGAGGTGATGTTAATAGCATAAATTAATATACCTTTTCTCTTAAAATCTACAATAAGTATTCTGAAAGCTCATTGGGGAaggaaagttttaaataaaagttttaaagctGTGCGTGGTGGGAAAGGATTCTGTATGCTGAGGCTGAGATGAGAGcctgaaggagaaggagaagcgTCCCAAGCAAGACACCATGGGCTACGAAACCAAACGTTTTCTCTTTCCTGTGCTCTCTCAATGATGAGTCACCTTTAGTTGCTTTTAAaactaatttcttattttaaaaactgcccTAATTTCCACAAGGAATCCCTGAGACATACTCAACACTATACAGTGAAAAGAATTATCACTGTTGAGAGGAACTGATTCAACCCTTCCGAGCAGATGAAGACAACGTCCTAAGTACCAAACCTTCCCATCCCTTCCAGGCTCATCAGCTGGAGCCAACCGCACTTCAGTGACGCAGGGTGGAGCCAGGTCAGGGCAAATCAGTCTATTCTCCAAGTAAAAGCAAGGGTGGCGTTTAAACTGCATTGGAGCCTTCTGCACTGCATGTTGAAAAGTTTTCCACGGGGAACTTTGGGTGCATATAGAGCTTACTTCAGTGGCccccagcttaaaaaaaaagaaccaagtcAAAGAAAAGGTTCTCTTGGGCCAAGAGCAGTACAGATCatgcgtgtatgtgtgtacacacacttcAGTGCTGGGGGTGGGCTGAGCAAGCAGGCAGAAGGGAAAAACGGAAGGAAAGCTGTGCTCCCCTACTTTGCTGAGAGTGAGACAGGTTTTCTCTTAGAAGACTGTTTTCCCAGACTGCACTTGAGACCGCCACAACGCTGCCATTCAAAGTAGCCAAACGTTCCCAAGCTTTGGGAAcctggaggggggagggggtgtcaTCCCACATttgctctttcactctctctcaaATGCCACGTTTCCTTTTATTTGCTCTGTATCACAGTGCAGAGAGAGGGAAGCTAACAAAAAATCAGAGTAGGAGTAAAAAGAGAGAATTTTTGCTATTTAGAAATAAGGCTAAGTCTGACCCACAATTTTTGCATTAATGACACTGGTTATTAGAAGAGACATAATTACtcatttatgttttatgttttctttcctaaCTCACTGATCAGAAAAAAACACTTGagatattcaaatatattcttcacTGATCTTTTATTACACATCTTTTGAAAGAcagtattataaaaaaaaagttgctttaaTTAACTAAACATGGATTTTGTGTCCCTCTAATATatgatattgggcttcccaggtggctcagaaggtaaagcatctgcctgcaatgcgggagacctgggtttgatccctgggtcgggaagatcccctggagctaaggaaatggcaacccactccagtattcttgcctggagaattccatggatggagcagcctggtaggctacagtccacggggtggcaaagagttggacacgactgagcaacttcacttcacttcaatataTGATATTAGAAATCTTTATAAAGTTCAAGGTATTAAGCAGTCACtatattgttttacttttctatAGAATGCCCATTAAAATTCAGTTGTTTTCAATGTATTGAGAGGGGGGGAAACAAAATCTATGTTCTGTCCAATATATATTCCCACACTCACCTTTCTCCAACAAATATAATTCTCGGCAGGACAAAAAGTCCTTGGAGCAACGTAGCTGTCTGCGATGAAACATTCGGACTGACTATACTTTCTTCCAGGGAATCCTTTAAATTGCCTCATTAAACTGCAGAATTCTGTTGACCATTTAAACAACCACTGCATTATTCTATATACACcagattaaaaacagaatttaataaGAGTGTTAAAAGAAGgctaaaaagaaagatgaagaaaccaGAAACTAAATacctaaacaaattttaaatgaatttgaaaCCTATTAGCTTGAAATGATAGTTTAGTGTTATTAACAGCCTCAGCTCTTTGCAATACCAAACCACAGCAACCTTTTGAACTAACTTGGAGAAAAAGCAACTTGCCTCCCACAAACACTGTGGATGAAGCTACCACCACCATTACCAGCCCCACAAGGCAGGAGCACAGGAAGGACTGCAGGCAAGTATCAGTGAACTTCCAGGATGGGTGTGACCTACACAGGCTCAAATTCTACTGCCAAATGATAAAAGCCCAGTAGTATGGatcaatagaaatatttttttcaggtaAGAAGAAAATCACACAGGTAGGGCAGCTGTGTGTATCATGGACACTGTCTTTGCCTCTGTGGATTACAATCATGGACCGAACGACCTCTGATAAGGAAAAGCTTTAGTGTTAGTCACAGAAAATGATGCTGCTTAACTTGCAGTTGAGAGATTAggcttatttaagaaataaatcttataaataattatttggcAAAGATAAAGTATTCGCTTTCTTTAGCCTTAAACCACTCAAGACAATAACTAtgattttaaggaaaagaaaaaagtttttccaactttatgtccatacCTACTATTTGCTTCTCATTAAATTATACTCTTTTCATGGAGGGACTCTAGGCACATCACACTGCCTGCCAACATGAAATTGCTCAGGAAGTCATTTATGAGACAGTTCTAGTTCACATGGTAGGTTACTAGAGAAAAGAATCCTTTGTCATATAAGCTATGTGGTGATAATTAGAAAATTTTTCCATTGCATAGTCTGTCACTTGGTGGGTTAAATGTAATTGCTATTTACTACTGTGGATTGTTTACTAACTACATAATCTACCCAGATGTGCAAATTGCTAAGCCATTTTTACAGGGGAAAATCAATGTCTTAAGTACtttaactaaaataatattaacagTTATGTAGAGAGTGTAAAGGAGAAAAACACATCTTTCCTTCGGATGCTATAGATCACAGCCAGTGAGCATTATACATTAGCATGGAATTCAGATTCTCAGAGCACAGAATGTATCCATTAACTGCAGCAACTTTGTAAACTGATCTAACTGGCCTTTATAAATGGTCCCAAAGAATTGCAGAAACAGAGTGAACCTTCTTTGCCATTATTTCTCATGAGTTGAGTTTTAACACTAAAATGAAAGCTAGTATCCACGTAATTAGATAGAACCTTATATCAAATTTGTTTCTGATTCCAGTATTGCCTTATTGGAGCCTTAAGTGCTATTTTAAAAGACactaattttcatatttctggaGTAAAAGATACTTCGTTTCTTTCTTTCCATGGTAATAGCAAACCTGCTACTAAGAGAGTAAAATTGCTCCATTAGCTAAAACAGCAACCTAAGGGTTATCTCTGGGTTCACAGATGTTCTTCTCTTTCCAAAAAGGGACTCACAAGAAACAGCAAGAGTAAAGTGAATAGCAagcatggatatttattttgaagtagacaaagtgagaagaaaaatttgttttttcgCTACTTTCTTAAATCTACACAGGTACTTTCTACGGGTGCCCTTTCTTCAGCTATTTATCGTGGGCATCTACACAAAAACGAATTTACTCAAAAGTTTTTGGTGTGAAGCTGTAACTGGCAACATTCCTGATCATTTCATGCCTCCTTACCAGAAAGCAGGAAAGGGCTTAAAAatgcacagaaaacagaaaattgcaAACAATAAAATGTGCAACTTACTGCAAACTCAGTTTCCAtaactgaagaattttaagcagctACCACAAGGGACAAATTGCCAGAAAAATTCAAATCAACATCCCATGACTTTCCCTTCACTGTCAAAGAAGGGCTGATAAGAAAGTCAATGTGTATGTACCACTTTTAGCTCAGTAAAAAAGAAAGTCAATGGGCTGCTCTGCTACAACCTGTGATTAGTACACAGTGGAGACGGAATCGAATCACTAAGAATGGACAATTAGCATGTGATGGTTATAATGGGATGTGAAGAGTTCAGTGAACTAAATGACACTTTTGAGCAGAGGTAACTACTCATAATCATTTCATTACagtacattaaaattaaaaagcttaCTAACATAGGTTCACAGGTGAGAAATACTCAGATTATCTGTTCTCACCATTCAGAATAAAAATTTATGGTGCTACCAAATATAATTTTGCTTTGtgacataattttataatttagaaatttCTCAATCTGCAAAAAAGGcaaagctattaaaaaataaatcttccaaTCAAttatcatgattaaaaaaaacctaaatatatTACAAACATATTTTTGgcccacaaaaagaaaacttcaataaatacaaaatagGGCATATCATGATTTCATACAGTCATGTGACATTTCCCCTCCATAATCTCAGGCACGTGGTATCTGCATAATGCCTGCTGATCACCATCAttcctttaaaaagcagagaaagaaaagcttTCAAAAGAAGGGACTGGTTAGAATTAGCATGGCATAAAGAGAAATACATAGAGGAAGTAGGAAAATACATCCAAATCTTTACCTATTGAAAAGGAATTAAGATCAAATATTCCCTGACAAATGAATTATTATATCACATCATTAATAGATATGTTCTCTCTacgcatcttttaaaatatatatatgtaaattagacTAGATTCAGGTATAAATAGCCAATGGTATCTCAAGGGACAGTGAAACTTCTCAGCAAAAGCAGAGAACAGATGCCTTTAAAATCTAGTTCCACCCTTGGGCGGAGGGTGGGGGGTCAGGGAGAAGGCAGGTTAAAAAGAAACCTCACATATTCATTTCATAGTCACCAACTTACTAAACTATCCAGTATGATTTTTAACCTTCAAGATCTGGTATTTCAAAAAAATTCCCCAAACTTAAACctaaatacttaaaattattttaaaagtaccaAAGGGTGAGTAAGATTTATGTCTAATTTCCATATTTtgctttgaaagaaaattttaaaatgtgtatcctTCAGATATTACATGTCACTTCACAACTGGTACATTGATTCTACAAGTGTCATCAACATTTTACAAACTTTACCAAAGAATCACTACTGTAAACATGAAAAATCCCAAAGCAAAAGATGGATCAAGGAGTTCACAGATCCCATCTCTCCAAACCAATCTTAAACTATCCTGCTTTTcacatcaaaatattttctttaattacatCTTGTGAATATATTCCATGGAAGAGGGATTCAGAAACAAATGCTTGTCTAAAAAGGCAATACAACCAACCATCAGACCTCAGAATTGCAGCAACCCCTGCAGTCCTGGCCAAGCTCTTCACCACATCCGCCGGGCACTGATGTGAATTCAGCTTTTTGTGTTCTGGGCTAACTTAGCAGAAAAGGGTTGTGCTACTCACGCCACCAGACTGCCACCCTTCTCCATTCACCAAGGTCGGCtaactcagtgggaaagaacgACCAACCTTATTAGGGCTCTGAGATGTGGGAAAGGAGAAGAGACTTCTACTTattaggaaataagaaaaaaaaaaaccaacaatggGACagctgcttcctgccctgcacagAAATACACGcgtgggtgcacacacacacacaggcagtcaAAAgactaattctttttctttttaattaaacatgATCACAATTAGGAATGGAATCCTGGCCTCATGTGGTGTTTGCTGAGCAGTTGGTGCTAAGACAGAGGCTTGAATCTGCCTCTGCACACCATTTGCCATTTCTTACACAGAACTCGATGAACAGGCTCATTCTAGCTAGAACCACCTGTGTAAAGACCTGGTATTAGAATGGAAAGCATTGATCTACGATACTAAGAAATAGTAAAGGGCACTGGTAATCTGAGGTATCTTCCACTTCTAGGACTTGCTGCTGAAAGTCGATTCTATCCAGTCACTGTGCTGAGCCGCTAAGGAAACCACTGGGGGGAGGGTGGACCCGCCAGGAGGGAACGAGCACCAGTGCCAAGGAGCACATGTGAACACTGAAGCGAGGTCCACCGCAGGGGGAACTTGTTTAACTGGAAAAGGGGAGTTCTCCTCTAGTCCCcgtctgttatttttaaaatcttctttagGAAAAGGGGGCGAGGGGGTGGGTGataaagagggaaaagaagataGAAAACACCAGGTTCCCCACCTGCctgcaaacacacagacacactcagttAGGGGAGGTAAAGGGAGAAGATGCGTTATTGGTACTTGTAGCTGTGGCACCTGTTACTGTGAAGCCTGTGGGAGGCGCTATCGAGCTGTGGCTGGGCTGCAGGTCCTTGGGAATGCCACTGTGAGAACTCAGCTGGTGGCCGAAGGCTGCGCTGAACTGAGGGAGTTGCTGCTTGGGGGAGGTGGAGGCCAGCAGTTCAGCGGAAGGCCCCATGCCACTGAAGCTGGTCTGCGGTAACCCCGGGAGCACACTGGAGCTGCTGGGGGTCACGGTGGCGAAGGCAGGCTGTGTGGTCTCTGAGTTCGAAGTGGTGGGCGGCGTGGAGAGGGACGTGGAAAGAAGATGCCCATCGGCGACGAGAAGGTTGCTGAACGGAGAGGGGTCTCCGAGGTTGACGGGGAGATTGCCCCAGTGAGTTCTGGGGTTCACGACCCCTCCGAGTGGCACCTCAAGTGGCGTCGGGAGCAAGTGCTGCGCCATGACGGGCATCTCTGCTGAGAAGGTAGCTGCCATGTTATCACCAGAGTAAGATGTCGTGTGGGGAGAGGTGATGTGGTCACTGTAGGGAGACGGCACGTGCTCGCTGTCATAATGGCTTCCATGGGGCGAGGAGTGTGAGTGATCACTGCTGTATTGCTGTCGTGAGGTGATTAGGTCATCTGCCTTGCTCAGCAGCTGGGCAGGATGTGGCCTCTGGGAGGCATGGCTGCCATCATGAAGTCCATGAAACTGTCCTGGGAAGGCTCTCTCCCCAAGGGCACTCTGGCTCATCAGAGTGGCAGAAGTAAGGCTGACGCTGGCGGGGGCAGAGAACTGCCCCTGGATCTGCCCTGTCAGGGGTGTAGGTGGGTTAGACAAGGTAGCTGAACGGAGCAGGCTCTCATCCAGCTCTAGGCTAGAGAAGTTGTCATGGACTATACGCCCATTCAGCAGCTCCCCCAGGTCCGTGTTGACCTCTCGGCTCAAGGACGGGATCCCCGACGCTCCTGTCCCTGTGGAGAAAACCCCTATTCCTCTGTCTGACAGCTCCTGGACGGGCACACCATCTGACTGGGTGAGCACCCCAATGGTACTCAGGCACTCGAGAGAAGTCACGGCCTGCAAGGCCCGTTCAAGTTCCTCGGCCTCTTCGGTGGTGGGGAGGAGGTCTCCGTTCTTTCCTGGGTAAACAAGAGCTATCAACAAGTCAGCGGGGCTTCCACCATCCTGACCACAAAAACCACACATTAGAACTATCTGTCAAGACATTCTACTAAGGACTACTAAGGAGAGCAAGAGTGACATATTCACGGCAGGACAGGTGAGCCTGAACCACATTTTCGGGTCACTGACAGCATCCTCACAGCCATCTCAACACAGTGTTCAGTGCTCAGGAATCTATTTAAAACCCGGGGTGACTATCTGATTATAGGTATGTTTTTACCCAAAGTTATATTAAgacattaaaacagaaaacatatcTATCGGTTCACATGTGAGATAAAAGGCTGTGCAGGAGGAACCCTGTTAGCTCTTCTGCTCTTGGGCTCTTTCACCTGGAGGGCAGCCCCGTGAACTCAGAACACAGAACTCCACGTATATCTCAGCACAAAAGCAAGTGCTCAGCTCACTTTGTTGGTTACCTTTTCCCACGTTTCTGCATtactctctgctcttcccctctCACACGTCTCCCATTTCTAAGGAATTTTCATAAAATGGAAGCTACACTGATTTCCTTTCCAATATCAAAAAACCTACTGTTAGGAACTGGAGTAATCACTGCAAAAATATCCAGTTTTTAATGGTGAAGGAAACATTCTCAGAGTAGAAAAGATTTCCCTTGAAAGCACTAAACAATTGGTGGGGTTAATGTTGTGGAAAAGTGCACTTCAACTGAAGTACAGGGTGGGGTATCAAAATGAAGACAAGTTCTGAAAGTTCAATAAACTCaagtttaaaatgtctttattcaaaAACAAACTAAAGTAGGGgcattccctggcggtccagtgattaggactcagcgctttcactgccatgacccctggtcaaggaactaagatcccacaagccatgcaacGTAGTCAAAAAGAAAaggttagaaaataaataaactaaaattactgatttgggggcttcccttgtggctcagtcgcaatgcaggagacctgggttcaatccctgggtcggaaagatcccttgaagaagggaatggcaatacacttcagtattcttgcctggagaattccatggacagagaagcctggtgggctacagtccagggggttgcaagagtcagagtcaatttagcgactaaaccaccaccaccacaaccaacACCACCActcattttaaaggaataaagtTATAAACCTAGCTATCAAACCTACTGATTTACTAAAcctatattatcatttttttaaaaatgtactccttctaaagagaataaaatagcTTTAGCACTTTATATTTTCTGTCCATATTACATGTGAGGAGGAATACtttgaacatattaaaaaaaaaactatttccctttaaaaaaaaaaattcatttgagaaACCAGTTTTCTTGAATCTATAATACTGACCGTACCTTCAAAAAAATCGAAATCTTGTAAGTCATCAGGTAGCCGCGGAAGGACGTCAGAGAAGTCCTCCTGGTTCAATTCCAAGTCGTGTGGAATGTCGGTGATCTCATTGGCAATGTCATCCGGCAACTCATCAGCGCTCAGCTCCGGTGTGGACGGGCTCCTGGGGAAGATGACACGGTTGGCCCACCACCCCCACTTTACCTTCCCACCAAGTCACCAGAAGCAGAAATGGAAAACCCTAACTCAAAATAATCTCCTTGCCTACTTTAAGATCTGAAACCAGAACGGCAGACCTCACCATATGCGCTCACATATTTCTGCAAATTTTCACCCATGTATTAAGAGAAGGAAACCATTTTGAGATACTATTTTTACTGCAAATTAGTAGAATGAATTGCAATTTGGTGTACTAGTAGAACGAATTACAATCTGGTCTATCAAGTGTGTCTTACTACTTTCCGGTAGAGTTTTTAATCTGgccaaagtaatttttaaacaaagatgaAAGAGGTAAAACTGAAATTTGCAGCTGAAACAGAAGCATCATTCATCGGGTCAAAATGCTTACCCCTGTCAAAATTAATAATGCATCACGTTTCTGTTGGAACATATATGCAATTTCTGTTGAAACAGAAAAATCTGAGAAGAGACAATTAAATTCCCAATATCAGCATCTGCTCCCTTGGATTTTAATCGAAAACTTTACTTTAGATCTAAACCCATCAGGTATCTGGTAAAAATCCTACTAGAAACTACAGAGTCTAAGCTGATACACCACAGGGTGCCTTTAGCCTACTTCCAACAGGAAAGGAAGCCGATGTTCTGAGAACAATCAGAGCACGTAAAGGAGACGTGAGTCCTGGCACAGCCACTGACCGAATGCGGGAGGCTTCCACTGGCAGTGAGACGCTGGTGGGCATGCTGAGGTTCCCCTGGGGGACTGCAGGGGGGATGGGCTTCTGGGGTCGACGAGGTCCACGCCTTCTCTTCTTCTTGTGTTTTTTGGTAAGTGCAGGAGGCTTGGTTTTTTTCCTGGGTTTCCTCTGCTGCTGGTGCTGAACTTTACGGGAGCTATCTCCTCTCAAGAAATTATCCTTTGGAATGAATAAACGTGTATTTTTAAACTCAGATTATTCGGGAAAAAGCAAACTGCTATCTGAAAAAAATACTtatgtttcttattattttatacagTGCCACAAACTATGTATAACAATAATTACATGAatatgaaattcattttaaaatttaattcacatCAATTCAATATATACATAAAGCTCATTCCACACTTAAAGGCATTGTCACAGGTGCTGTAGTATAAAAGAACTGAATAAAACTTGATTTGAGCTCCAGAGGAACTTACTTGGTATCCCATGGGAAAAACATGAACATGAGTATACATAAATACTATAGGAAAAACTGGGTGGTGATGATATAAATACTGTCTAAGGGTATGCAAATGGAAAATTCATTACTTGTAGTTATGTGGGATTAAAGCATCAACAGGACTTTCAGTTGCTGGGATAAGGGGGAAGACCACTCTAAGCTAAAGGAAATAGCACAAATGAGACAAAAAGGACAGCAAATAACTGGGTATGGCCTGTTGCTTGAGGATATGATGGAGGGTCAAATATAAAAGTCAGCTGTAAGGAAGTCTGGCACCAGATCCTGTATGACTCTGAATACTCTGTTcagaattttaaactttattttataggcAATGGGGAATGATTTTTGATGACAGCAGATGTTTTAAAAGGAttaactggacttccctgatggtacagtggataaaaacccgcctgccaattctggagacgttggttcgatccctggtctgggaatatcccacatgctgaggagcacagctaagcctgtatgccacaactaccgaCCCGCACTCTAGAACCTGCGAGCTGCAAACACTGAAGCCCATGTGTtagagcccgtgcaccacaagaGCGTACCCTGCTCTCTACAACAAAGACTgtgcggcaacgaagacccagcacagccaaaaaataatggGAATACTAGTAACAGGATTAACTAACCTGGTAGAAACAATGTAAATGAATAAAGAGAAGGGGCAAGTGAGTGAAGGCAAAAATTCCAATCACAGGGCGATTTCAACAGATATTAGAAGATAAACAGCTGAGGGCGAAGTGAGCAAGAACAGAAAAGCAAGGGCTTGCTGAGAGAGAATTCTCAAGATATGACAGCTGCGTGGCTGTGGTGCGGATGAGGGGAATATAAAACTCTCAAGTGTTTCTAGAGTTCCTAGTTGAGGTGATTGTTAGGTGAGGGTGCCGTTTGTGGGATACAGAGCACAGCAGAATAAACAGAATCAGAGTTAAGGAATTCAGCTGGGC encodes:
- the INO80D gene encoding INO80 complex subunit D; this encodes MYEGKHIHFSEVDNKPLCSYSPKLCKQRRLNGYAFCIRHVLEDKTAPFKQCEYVAKYNSQRCTNPIPKSEDRRYCNSHLQVLGFIPKKERKKKNDPIDEVKVRHQMDTMAFSLTVPTLALKMPNGLDGMSLSPPGARVPVHYLETELEDPFAFNEEDDDLKKGATVRKKLQSKLAQNRQRQRETEILKVRQEHFSPPPAPSQQQPPQQHSHLSPLPTLKPPAPPQGVVCKSPQPQNTSLPMQGVAPTTHTIAQARQLSHKRPLPLLPSSRAPAVDPPRTDRVLMKATAFSPHFSCISRLQRLVKLCTQKHQLDTDLFPHLGLDWSEESGEELEDSEQASPYQVAWSIRETLRYERHTSDDDDTESRSSRVTQLCTYFQQKYKHLCRLERAESRQKKCRHTLRKALLQAASREPECAGQLIQELQRAACSRASVSRTTLKEMEAAACSGTVKGEQCTNKALPFTRHCFQHILLNRSQQLFSSCTAKFADGQQCSVPVFDITHQTPLCEEHAKKMDNFLRGDSSRKVQHQQQRKPRKKTKPPALTKKHKKKRRRGPRRPQKPIPPAVPQGNLSMPTSVSLPVEASRIRSPSTPELSADELPDDIANEITDIPHDLELNQEDFSDVLPRLPDDLQDFDFFEGKNGDLLPTTEEAEELERALQAVTSLECLSTIGVLTQSDGVPVQELSDRGIGVFSTGTGASGIPSLSREVNTDLGELLNGRIVHDNFSSLELDESLLRSATLSNPPTPLTGQIQGQFSAPASVSLTSATLMSQSALGERAFPGQFHGLHDGSHASQRPHPAQLLSKADDLITSRQQYSSDHSHSSPHGSHYDSEHVPSPYSDHITSPHTTSYSGDNMAATFSAEMPVMAQHLLPTPLEVPLGGVVNPRTHWGNLPVNLGDPSPFSNLLVADGHLLSTSLSTPPTTSNSETTQPAFATVTPSSSSVLPGLPQTSFSGMGPSAELLASTSPKQQLPQFSAAFGHQLSSHSGIPKDLQPSHSSIAPPTGFTVTGATATSTNNASSPFTSPN